In Sardina pilchardus chromosome 8, fSarPil1.1, whole genome shotgun sequence, the genomic window gcttatgttggtcattctagaaaaccagcttgaccatctttgtcaagcttgacaggctggtcaccagcatgaccatcttaaaccagctgtatcccaaacgacaggctggtcacaccagcacgaccagcttcctcagatggtcacgccagcatgtctagctggtggcctaaccagctacaccagcaaagaccagcaatagctggaagaaaaccagcaaataccagctaaaaccaactaaaaccagctaccagcctaagctggtgtcttgctgtttttttcagcagggatgtttgtcagtgtagagtgtgtgtgatcagtgtgtgtgtgtgattcgtgtgtgtgtgtgatcagtgtgtgtgtgtgtgatccgtgtgtgtgtgtgatccgtgtgtgtgtgtgtgtgtgtgtgtgtgtgtgtgtgtgtgtgtgtgtgtgatcagtgtgtgtgtgtgatcagtgtgtgtgtgtgtgtgtgtgtgtgtgtgatccgtgtgtgtgtgtgtgtgtgtgtgatccgtgtgtgtgtatgtgtgtgtgtgtgtgtgtgtgtgatccgtgtgtgtgtgtgtgtgtgatcagtgtgtgtgtgtgtgtgtgtgtgatccgtgtgtgtgtgtgtgtgtgtgatccgtgtgtgtgtgtgtgtgtgtgtgtgtgtgtgtgtgtgtgtgtgtgtgtgtgatccgtgtgtgtgtgtgtgtgtgtgtgtgtgatccgtgtgtgtgtgtgtgtgtgtgtgtgtgtgtgtgtgtgtgtgtgtgtgtgtgtgtgtgtgagtgtgatctgtgtgtgtgtgtgtgtgtgtgtgtgtgtgtgtgtgtgtgtgtgtgtgtgtgatccgtgtgtagtgtgtgtgtgtgtggttcctaCTCTGTGGCTCCCCCTGGTGGTGGATAGGGGTGAGTTCAGGGAAGGCCACCAgcatcctctctctgtgtgcagccTGCTGTAGCTCCTCCCTCTGGTGCTCAACGCAGCgctccagctcacacacaagcgcacacacacgcccacactcctcctgcagcaacacacacacacatgtacacatacacacatacacacacacacacacacacacacacacacacacacacacacatgtacacatacacacatacacacacacacacacacacacacacacacacacacacacacatgtacacgtacacacacacacacacacacacacacacacacacatgtgcacatacaatacacacacaagcacacacacacacacacacacacacacacacacacacacacacacacacacacacatgtacacatacaatacagcacacacacacacacacacacacacacacaccgaaaacaCATCTCAGAGTTAGTAAGAGGGCTGCAAAGCTAGGATGGTCAAAAGGAGGGCTAAACAGCTTGTAAAGTACTGTGCCATCTCTGCTATCAATGGCAGCCACCACAGTATGGTGGAGACTTTGCTACTTACAGTAAGAGCTGAGTGATATTGTGAAGACCTGTTGCAAGTCACTGGTTCatgagtctgtgtatgtattgtaCTGCAGCCTTAATATGTGTGTCCCTGGGCCATTTTCATCATGTGGACACAAATAAATGGctagcgtgtgtgagtgtgtgtgtgtgtgtggagggggggagggggggtctatTTCACCTGCTGCGTTGTGAGTTGCTGCtgtagtgtgtctctctcctcagaggtgtgtgtgagtgtgtgtgtgagctcctctttctcctccagtCCAGTCTGAAGCTCCTCGCACTCCAAGACCAGAGAATCCACACGCTCTAGAAGAGCCCTTTGTTTCATTTGtagagactacacacacacacacacacacacacacacacacacacacacacacacacacacacacacacacacacacacacactaagaccaGAGAATCCACATGAGAATTACACTATGGGTAAATACAttcaatgtgcacacacacacacacacacacagcactctaaCCTCATGTTGACGTGTTGCACTTTGATACTTGACACATTCCTTGTCCAATAGGAGGCGAAGGTTGCTAAGTTCTGCCTCCAGGTCCTGCCTCCTCTGGGCccatgtcacttcctgtgtctgCAAACGCCTCACTTCCTTCTGTAGAGCTTCCCTCTCAGACTCTGGACAAAACAAGTGAAAACTTCAGCTCTTTGTCCCCAGCTCTACCACTACAttggtacagcacacacacagtaaataggTAAGAATCaaagtgcctgtgagtgtgtttgtgtgtgtgtgtatgtgtgtgtgattgtctgtgtgtgtctgtgtctgtgtctgtgtgtgtgtgtgtgtgtgtgtgtgtgtacattgaaTGTATTTACCTAGTGTACGTTGGGCCTCCCTCTGCAAACTCAGTTCAGAGTTCAGCTCTTTGTTCTTGCACTCCAATGACACAACACCTGGAACAGAACCACACGTTCTATAAGGAATGAAACAACACCTGGAACAGAACCACACGTTCTATAAGGAATGAAACAACACCTGGAACAGAACCACACGTTCTATAAGGAATGACACAACACCTGGAACAGAACCACATGTTCTATAAGGAATGACACAACACCTGAAACAGATCCACACGTTCTATAGGGAATGACACAACACCTGGAACAGATCCACACGTTCTATAAGGAATGACACAACACCTGGAACAGATCCACACGTTCTATAAGGAATGACACAACACCTGGAACAGATCCACACGTTCTATAAGGAATGTGAAACTCCTCTGATGGTCACTACAGATAGTCATGACAGATCTCACAGCCATTTACTCTTCACAACTATTTAAGAAGTTCTTGGATCACACCAGGAACCCTCTCTAGGGAGTAGTTCTTTGTCGTCAGGAACCCTCTCTAGGGAGTAGTTCTTTGTCGTCAGGAACCCTCTCTAGGGAGTAGTTCTTTGTCATCAGGAACCCTCTCTAGGGAGTAGTTCTTGTCGTCAGGAACCCTGTCTAGGGAGTAGTTCTTAGTTGTTAGGAACCCTCTCTAGGGAGTAGTTCTTTGTCATCAGGAACCCTCTCTAGGGAGTAGTTCTTGTCGTCAGGAACCCTGTCTAGGGAGTAGTTCTTAGTTGTTAGGAACCCTCTCTAGGGAGTAGTTCTTTGTCATCAGGAACCCTCTCTAGGGAGTAGTTCTTAGTTCTCCTCACCTTTCCTGagttcctccagctcctcctgtagtttcctcacctcctcctctcccttcctcctctcctccctcagccctctctcccactcctcctccatcctcctcttctcctcctccatcctcctcctctcctcctccatcctcctcctctccctcctctctctgtccacctgtGTCCTCagcgctcctctctccttctctgctgcCCGCACCTGCTCCTGGAGAGAGGCCATGGCGGCGCTGGACTCCTGATGGTGATTGGCCAGCCGCTCCACGTCCCTGCGCTGCTCGGACGCCCACTGGCCCACGTCAGAGGCGGAGAGTCGTCCGGCGAGCGCGGCCTCCTCGGCCGCCAGCAGGAGGCGCTGCAGGGAGGAGGGCAGGCCGAGCGTCCCGCACAGACTGACCAGCGCAGCGCCGGACTCCCGCAGGGCGGCCTGCACGCTCGCGCACGCGTCGCACGGCACCAGGGACCCCTCGCACGTCTGGACACCCACGCTGTGGCTGTCGCACGAGATGCTGGGATTGGTGGAGGGGCAGGGAGAGCTagctgctgattggctgaggaggtgcgaggaggaggaggaggaggaggaggaggaggagctgaggaggtgggggagcgAGTGgcggaggtgagaggaggaggaggatgtgatGGCGCCAGGAGCTACTCTGGGttggagggagggggtgctgTGGGAGTGGCTCTCAGCACCTCTGTCTGCTGGACTGGTTTTGAACACACTCTGAGACAGAAGAATATGTGAATACTACTTGAGAACAATTCTTTAATGTTTATATTGTAGGTGTTTGAGGACGGTGACACTGGTTAAACAAATAATGATGATTATGCAAAAaacatcaggctatttacaggTATGTGCCATACATAGAGGCCTGTTCCAATGATGTTAACTAGGCCTCTAGGCTACCAACTATTGAGTCATCTCACCAATTCATAACCCATGTCTTACCTGCCGGGGATACTGTTTTCCCAGTTGCACTAGATTA contains:
- the ccdc157 gene encoding coiled-coil domain-containing protein 157; this translates as MTHLLGRQDCVDSLRRDLIDLQGAVLDVFSRTGPVRCSSWKFPDKQSCNLDLVLLLEKYDFVEGEEEFNQHTHIVLLELVIDRLMLLLQSFSAHIDLILVGKRGKPGPSQTAPSVSIGPVVKNFWSNLVQLGKQYPRQSVFKTSPADRGAESHSHSTPSLQPRVAPGAITSSSSSHLRHSLPHLLSSSSSSSSSSSSHLLSQSAASSPCPSTNPSISCDSHSVGVQTCEGSLVPCDACASVQAALRESGAALVSLCGTLGLPSSLQRLLLAAEEAALAGRLSASDVGQWASEQRRDVERLANHHQESSAAMASLQEQVRAAEKERGALRTQRGLREERRKGEEEVRKLQEELEELRKGVVSLECKNKELNSELSLQREAQRTLESEREALQKEVRRLQTQEVTWAQRRQDLEAELSNLRLLLDKECVKYQSATRQHESLQMKQRALLERVDSLVLECEELQTGLEEKEELTHTLTHTSEERDTLQQQLTTQQEECGRVCALVCELERCVEHQREELQQAAHRERMLVAFPELTPIHHQGEPQSTGDVLGDMEQQLQVNCLRIRVLEQENVTLTSSLDKLRRTRAADQPDQMWSLQHMNVSGPSHDPSKHDPSQQDPSQHYRTQHEQQTYPANAAHSAPAVTRSQVGAGGVELGWRAEEDMGPWEPPPPLSLHLLSPSSLSSSSSPPSVRPQHTLQLARPPEPCAAELTFAKTRHNARAHAHDHARTRSAGSRHKRK